From a single Collimonas pratensis genomic region:
- a CDS encoding SDR family oxidoreductase: MSTPAAQQPVALITGAAKRVGRVIAERFSAAGYAVVVHYGGSQQDALATVQAIAASGAVAVAHQADLQSPPQLTAMIAAAYERFGRLDVLVNCAAIFFPDTLADFALDDLERSWQVNCRAPLLLTQAFHRQASQRGQQGVVINVVDQKVKANFHPEDFSYTVAKAALGNLTAMLAMSAGPVLRVNALYPGLMTPSGDQTQADFEYSSARSTPLGYIAPTAEIADAILLLTRQSFNGAEFVVDAGQNLVRVDRDVINLYRAP, from the coding sequence TTGAGCACCCCCGCCGCGCAGCAGCCGGTGGCGCTGATCACCGGCGCCGCCAAGCGGGTAGGGCGGGTCATCGCCGAGCGTTTCTCCGCGGCAGGCTATGCCGTGGTGGTGCACTACGGCGGCTCGCAGCAGGACGCGCTGGCGACGGTGCAGGCGATTGCCGCGAGCGGCGCCGTTGCCGTCGCCCACCAGGCCGACCTGCAGTCGCCGCCGCAACTGACGGCAATGATCGCCGCCGCTTATGAACGCTTCGGCCGGCTCGACGTGCTGGTCAATTGCGCGGCGATTTTTTTCCCGGACACGCTGGCCGATTTTGCGTTGGATGACCTGGAGCGCTCTTGGCAAGTCAATTGCCGTGCACCGCTGCTGCTGACCCAGGCGTTTCACCGGCAAGCCAGCCAGCGCGGCCAGCAGGGCGTGGTGATCAATGTGGTGGACCAGAAGGTGAAGGCGAATTTTCATCCAGAGGATTTCAGCTATACGGTCGCCAAGGCGGCGCTCGGCAACCTGACCGCGATGCTGGCCATGTCGGCGGGGCCGGTGCTGCGCGTGAATGCGCTGTATCCTGGCTTGATGACGCCCAGCGGCGACCAGACCCAGGCCGATTTCGAGTACTCGTCGGCGCGTTCGACGCCGCTAGGCTATATCGCGCCGACCGCCGAAATCGCCGACGCCATCTTGTTGTTGACCAGGCAATCCTTCAACGGCGCGGAATTCGTGGTCGATGCCGGCCAGAACCTGGTGCGGGTGGATCGGGATGTGATCAATCTGTACCGGGCGCCATAG
- a CDS encoding 4a-hydroxytetrahydrobiopterin dehydratase: MPHSTHIGAAAALQTLTTWTATAGRDAIEKTFKFADFNAAFGFMTRVALLAEKMDHHPEWSNVYNRVTVLLTTHDANGVTDLDLRLAQFMDGSAAAAGKH, from the coding sequence ATGCCTCATTCCACCCATATCGGCGCCGCCGCCGCCTTGCAGACCCTGACTACCTGGACTGCGACCGCAGGCCGCGATGCGATTGAAAAGACCTTCAAGTTTGCCGATTTCAACGCCGCCTTCGGTTTCATGACCCGGGTCGCCTTGCTGGCCGAGAAAATGGACCATCATCCTGAGTGGTCCAATGTGTACAACCGCGTCACCGTGCTGCTGACCACGCACGACGCCAACGGCGTCACCGACCTCGACCTGCGCCTGGCGCAATTCATGGATGGCAGCGCCGCCGCTGCCGGCAAGCATTGA
- a CDS encoding NADPH-dependent FMN reductase — MKFLAISGSLRAASHNSALLRAMARLAPAGASVEMCGGLGDLPLFNPDIEVSDPAPVAALRAQIISADALLIASPEYAHGITGVMKNALDWMVGCVAFVLKPIALLNASPRAVHAQASLREIVTMMSAQIVEPASITVPILGSGLSEEQIAVHPEISAALRAALEALCAAVTTGRAARL; from the coding sequence ATGAAATTCCTCGCAATCTCAGGTAGCCTGCGCGCCGCCTCGCATAACTCCGCCCTGCTGCGCGCCATGGCCCGCCTGGCGCCGGCCGGCGCCAGCGTCGAAATGTGTGGCGGCTTGGGCGACCTGCCGCTATTCAATCCCGACATCGAGGTCAGCGATCCGGCGCCGGTGGCTGCCCTGCGCGCTCAGATCATCAGCGCCGATGCCCTACTGATCGCCAGTCCCGAATATGCGCACGGCATCACCGGCGTCATGAAAAATGCGCTGGACTGGATGGTAGGCTGCGTAGCCTTCGTCCTCAAGCCGATAGCCTTGCTGAATGCGTCGCCGCGCGCTGTGCATGCACAGGCGTCGCTCAGAGAGATCGTCACGATGATGTCGGCGCAGATCGTCGAACCAGCCTCGATCACCGTGCCTATCCTGGGTTCAGGCTTGAGCGAAGAGCAGATCGCCGTCCATCCGGAAATTTCCGCCGCATTGCGCGCAGCGCTTGAAGCCTTGTGCGCCGCCGTGACTACCGGCCGCGCAGCCCGGCTCTAG
- a CDS encoding alpha/beta hydrolase family protein, giving the protein MPYLRAVMWIWMVLCSALVQQVLAADQVSNVGMLSLSTSGEYVVPVAVWYPTSAAQTEWQAGPYLIHATRGAPLTPGLHPLVIISHGSGGGEFGHADLAEALARHGYIVAAPRHLGDSHDQPQGRGTDQQIIGRPWQAVATLDAVLADPRLAPAIDTRRIGMAGFSAGGYTTMVMAGAKPDMSLIVAYCSAHADDHELCDPSAEKKTVVTRPGRALPVDKRVRAAVAMAPFSVMFDAKGVADVTIPLRIYKASDDQVLRNRWNTDHLLSLLPASVERGEVAGGHYVFLAPCSETLKAAAPAICNDAAGIDRSALHARLNAEIVDFFDRKLPPQP; this is encoded by the coding sequence ATGCCCTACTTACGCGCAGTGATGTGGATCTGGATGGTGCTATGCAGCGCACTGGTGCAGCAGGTGCTGGCCGCTGACCAGGTCAGCAATGTCGGCATGCTCAGCCTCAGCACCAGCGGCGAATATGTAGTACCGGTCGCCGTCTGGTATCCCACCAGTGCGGCGCAAACCGAATGGCAAGCCGGCCCCTATCTGATCCACGCCACCCGCGGCGCACCGCTGACCCCCGGCTTGCATCCGCTGGTGATCATTTCGCACGGCAGCGGCGGCGGCGAGTTCGGCCATGCCGATCTGGCCGAAGCGCTGGCCCGGCACGGCTATATCGTGGCGGCGCCGCGCCACCTCGGCGACAGCCACGACCAGCCGCAGGGACGCGGCACCGACCAGCAGATCATAGGCCGTCCATGGCAAGCGGTAGCCACGCTGGATGCGGTGCTGGCCGACCCGCGCCTGGCGCCGGCGATTGACACCAGGCGCATCGGCATGGCCGGATTCTCGGCGGGCGGCTACACCACCATGGTGATGGCCGGCGCCAAGCCGGACATGTCCTTGATCGTGGCTTACTGTTCGGCGCATGCGGACGACCATGAATTGTGCGACCCTAGTGCAGAAAAGAAGACGGTAGTGACGCGGCCGGGCCGGGCCCTGCCTGTGGATAAACGGGTGCGCGCAGCAGTCGCCATGGCGCCGTTCAGCGTCATGTTCGACGCCAAGGGCGTGGCCGATGTCACGATTCCGCTGCGCATCTACAAGGCCAGCGACGACCAGGTCCTGCGCAATCGCTGGAATACCGATCATCTGCTAAGCCTGCTGCCGGCCAGCGTCGAGCGCGGCGAAGTCGCGGGCGGTCACTATGTGTTCCTGGCGCCCTGTAGCGAGACGCTGAAGGCTGCCGCCCCGGCTATCTGCAACGATGCCGCCGGCATCGACCGGAGCGCGCTGCATGCCAGGCTGAACGCTGAAATCGTCGATTTTTTTGACCGCAAGCTGCCACCGCAGCCATGA
- a CDS encoding DUF1223 domain-containing protein → MQVTIFINLTKTFALGTLALGLSASAHAVEYSAQSPANRVALVELYSSEGCNSCPPADQWLSRLGAQAKPEQIVPLALHVDYWDNLGWKDRFGDHRFTARQQELAGYAKTTLVYTPEIFAGGRELRRWSSGNAFDAAIAKITAQPSPADIAIKLSGTAPRSFDLAASVKLRQDSKDGHDAYVAVYENKLVSNVAAGENGGVTLHHDYVVRRWLGPFALKNGMVQIHEKLALDSIAADLRADRFGIVAFVQNTNSGEVLQVARLAVDH, encoded by the coding sequence ATGCAAGTGACTATTTTTATCAACCTTACTAAAACCTTTGCTCTGGGGACCCTTGCGCTCGGACTTTCCGCTAGCGCCCACGCCGTCGAATACTCTGCGCAGAGCCCGGCCAACCGGGTCGCCCTGGTCGAGCTGTATTCCAGCGAAGGCTGCAACAGCTGCCCGCCGGCCGACCAGTGGCTGTCCAGGCTGGGCGCCCAGGCCAAGCCGGAGCAGATAGTGCCGCTAGCCTTGCATGTCGATTACTGGGATAACCTCGGCTGGAAGGATCGCTTCGGCGATCATCGTTTCACCGCGCGCCAGCAGGAGCTGGCGGGCTATGCCAAAACCACGCTGGTGTACACCCCCGAAATCTTTGCCGGCGGCCGCGAGCTGAGGCGCTGGAGTTCCGGCAACGCGTTCGACGCCGCCATAGCCAAGATCACGGCACAGCCGTCGCCGGCCGATATCGCGATCAAATTGTCCGGCACCGCGCCACGCAGTTTCGACCTCGCTGCCAGCGTCAAGCTGCGCCAGGATTCCAAGGATGGCCACGATGCTTATGTCGCGGTGTATGAAAACAAGCTGGTGTCGAACGTGGCCGCCGGCGAGAACGGCGGGGTCACCCTGCATCACGACTACGTGGTGCGGCGCTGGCTGGGCCCGTTCGCGCTGAAAAACGGCATGGTGCAGATCCATGAAAAGCTGGCGCTCGACAGCATCGCCGCCGACCTGCGCGCCGACCGCTTCGGCATCGTCGCCTTCGTCCAGAATACGAACAGCGGTGAAGTGCTGCAAGTTGCCAGGCTGGCGGTTGATCACTGA